A genomic segment from Flavobacterium litorale encodes:
- the amaB gene encoding L-piperidine-6-carboxylate dehydrogenase, which yields MATTTEQFGIQEALSKLGIKEVNKGTSTGSNSFANGEIIESYSPVDGTLIAKVQASTEADYEAAMEKAGKAFKEWRLMPAPKRGEIVRQMGDELRKYKEPLGQLVSYEMGKSLQEGLGEVQEMIDICDFAVGLSRQLYGLTMHSERPMHRMYEQYHPVGIVGIISAFNFPVAVWSWNSMLAWVCGDVCIWKPSEKAPICGIACQNIIQTVLERNNVPEGVSCLINGRDNGDRMNNDKRLPLVSFTGSTKVGRHVSKTVAERFGNTILELGGNNAIIVSDQADINMVLVGAVFGAVGTAGQRCTTTRRLIIHDSIYDKVVEVLKKAYAQLKIGNPLDSNNHVGPLIDKDAVNNYLNAIAKAKEEGGNVIVEGGVMEGEGYESGCYVKPCIIEAENHFEIVQNETFAPVLYIMKYSNLEDAIAMQNDVPQGLSSALFTNSMREMELFLSQVGSDCGIANVNIGTSGAEIGGAFGGEKETGGGRESGSDAWKAYMRRQTNTINYGTELPLAQGISFDL from the coding sequence ATGGCAACAACCACCGAACAATTTGGTATCCAAGAAGCCTTGTCAAAACTAGGTATAAAGGAAGTAAACAAAGGAACCTCTACAGGGAGCAACTCTTTTGCAAATGGCGAAATAATAGAATCGTACTCACCCGTAGATGGTACGCTTATTGCCAAAGTACAAGCTTCTACCGAGGCAGACTACGAAGCAGCAATGGAAAAAGCAGGCAAAGCCTTTAAAGAATGGCGTTTAATGCCAGCACCAAAAAGAGGCGAAATTGTACGCCAAATGGGCGATGAGCTCCGTAAATATAAAGAGCCACTAGGGCAACTTGTTTCGTACGAAATGGGTAAAAGCCTACAAGAAGGTTTAGGCGAAGTGCAGGAAATGATTGACATTTGCGACTTTGCTGTAGGTTTATCGCGTCAGCTTTACGGACTTACCATGCACAGCGAGCGCCCAATGCACCGCATGTACGAGCAGTACCACCCAGTAGGTATTGTAGGTATTATATCGGCATTTAACTTCCCAGTAGCCGTATGGAGTTGGAACTCGATGCTGGCATGGGTATGTGGCGATGTTTGCATTTGGAAACCAAGCGAAAAAGCACCAATATGTGGTATAGCATGCCAAAACATTATACAAACCGTACTAGAAAGAAACAACGTACCCGAAGGTGTTAGTTGTTTAATTAACGGTAGAGATAATGGCGACCGTATGAATAACGACAAGCGTTTACCATTGGTATCGTTTACAGGCTCTACAAAAGTAGGACGCCACGTATCTAAAACAGTAGCCGAGCGTTTTGGTAACACCATCCTAGAGCTAGGCGGTAACAATGCTATTATTGTTTCTGACCAAGCCGATATTAACATGGTATTAGTAGGGGCTGTATTTGGTGCAGTAGGTACGGCAGGACAACGTTGTACTACAACAAGACGACTTATTATACACGATAGTATTTATGATAAAGTGGTAGAAGTACTTAAAAAGGCGTACGCACAGCTTAAAATTGGTAACCCATTAGATAGCAACAACCACGTAGGACCACTTATTGATAAAGATGCTGTAAACAACTACCTTAACGCCATAGCGAAAGCGAAAGAAGAAGGCGGTAACGTAATTGTAGAAGGTGGTGTTATGGAAGGCGAAGGTTACGAGAGCGGATGCTACGTTAAGCCTTGTATTATTGAAGCAGAAAACCACTTTGAAATTGTACAAAACGAAACATTTGCACCCGTACTTTACATTATGAAGTACAGCAACTTAGAGGATGCTATTGCAATGCAAAACGATGTACCACAAGGACTTTCTTCTGCATTATTTACAAACAGTATGCGAGAAATGGAATTATTCCTATCGCAAGTAGGTTCAGACTGTGGTATTGCCAATGTAAACATTGGTACATCGGGTGCTGAAATTGGTGGTGCTTTTGGTGGCGAGAAAGAAACAGGTGGCGGTCGTGAAAGTGGCTCGGATGCTTGGAAAGCCTATATGAGAAGACAAACCAATACCATTAACTACGGTACAGAGTTACCACTAGCACAAGGTATTAGTTTCGACCTATAA
- a CDS encoding 3-hydroxyanthranilate 3,4-dioxygenase yields MALTPPFNLNKWIEDNRHLLKPPVGNKNIYPLSDDYIVMVVAGPNARKDYHYNETEELFYQLEGTITVVVQHEGKRKEMTLNAGDMYLHPAKTPHSPSRAEGSIGLVVERVRAGKGFTDGLLWHCDNCNHKLHEVYFELHDIEKDFLPHFQHFYGSEALRTCNNCGTVMEADKRFVK; encoded by the coding sequence ATGGCGCTAACACCACCCTTTAACCTTAATAAATGGATAGAAGATAACCGCCATTTATTAAAGCCACCCGTAGGCAATAAAAACATTTACCCACTATCCGACGATTACATTGTAATGGTAGTAGCAGGACCCAACGCCCGCAAGGATTATCACTACAATGAAACCGAAGAGTTGTTTTACCAATTAGAGGGTACCATAACCGTAGTAGTACAACACGAAGGCAAACGTAAAGAAATGACATTAAATGCAGGCGATATGTACCTGCACCCCGCCAAAACGCCCCATTCGCCCTCCAGAGCCGAAGGCTCTATAGGTTTGGTAGTAGAGCGTGTACGTGCTGGCAAAGGGTTTACAGATGGTTTGCTGTGGCATTGCGATAACTGCAACCACAAGCTACACGAAGTATATTTTGAATTACACGATATAGAAAAGGATTTTTTACCCCATTTTCAGCATTTTTATGGCTCGGAGGCATTACGAACGTGCAATAATTGTGGTACCGTTATGGAAGCTGATAAGCGGTTTGTAAAGTAA
- a CDS encoding endonuclease/exonuclease/phosphatase family protein produces MFKKSITLLVLLFTLSVATAQQKKYKVHTVAFYNFENLFDTTDDTKINDEEWLPTGGQSWTPEKYQKKLQNLAKVIAEIGTANNPNSPTILGVCEVENRGVLEDLIAQPQLQGKGYGIVHFDSPDKRGIDVALLYQKDHFIPTSYKNVPLIIYKDSAKGKAKKDEEKSDDKLEADDSGRIYTRDQLVVTGLLDGEEINIIVNHWPSRSGGQKRSSPFREAAAALNKKIIDSLYSINADAKIITMGDLNDGPYNKSVKKVLGAKAKKESVKEKGLYNPMEEMSDRGIGTLAYRDAWDLFDQMIVSEPLIRKDFTTFSFWKAGVFNKPYLMQTSGRFKGYPKRNWNGVPGYSDHFPVYLYLIKEM; encoded by the coding sequence ATGTTTAAAAAATCGATTACTTTACTTGTTCTTCTCTTCACACTCTCAGTCGCTACAGCGCAGCAAAAGAAGTACAAAGTGCATACTGTTGCCTTTTACAATTTTGAAAATTTGTTTGATACTACGGACGACACTAAGATTAATGATGAGGAGTGGCTGCCTACGGGAGGACAGAGCTGGACTCCTGAGAAATACCAGAAGAAATTACAGAACCTTGCTAAGGTAATAGCAGAAATAGGTACAGCCAACAACCCCAACTCGCCTACCATTTTGGGCGTATGCGAAGTGGAAAACAGAGGCGTATTAGAGGATTTAATAGCGCAACCCCAACTACAGGGCAAAGGCTACGGCATTGTACATTTTGACTCGCCAGATAAACGAGGGATAGATGTTGCCTTACTGTACCAAAAAGACCACTTTATACCTACAAGCTATAAAAATGTACCGCTTATTATATATAAGGATAGTGCTAAAGGAAAAGCGAAAAAGGACGAAGAGAAAAGTGATGATAAGCTGGAAGCAGATGATTCGGGCAGAATATATACGCGTGACCAACTGGTAGTAACAGGTTTATTGGATGGCGAAGAAATAAATATTATTGTAAACCACTGGCCATCGCGCTCGGGAGGGCAAAAAAGGAGTAGCCCTTTTAGAGAAGCTGCTGCTGCACTTAATAAAAAAATTATCGACTCGTTGTACAGCATAAACGCCGATGCTAAAATTATTACTATGGGCGACCTTAACGACGGACCTTATAACAAGAGTGTAAAAAAGGTACTTGGTGCAAAAGCCAAAAAAGAGAGTGTTAAGGAAAAAGGATTGTACAACCCTATGGAAGAAATGTCGGACAGAGGGATTGGTACATTAGCTTACCGCGATGCTTGGGATTTGTTTGACCAAATGATAGTATCGGAGCCACTTATCCGAAAAGATTTTACAACATTCTCATTCTGGAAAGCAGGCGTATTCAACAAACCCTACCTTATGCAAACATCAGGACGTTTTAAAGGCTACCCAAAACGAAACTGGAATGGTGTACCAGGGTACAGCGACCACTTCCCGGTATACCTATACCTAATAAAAGAGATGTAA
- a CDS encoding carboxypeptidase-like regulatory domain-containing protein — protein MKKLVFSLLVVMQVMVAWSQQVTSVKGKVVDSKSQQPLKNVVATMEGTNRTVVTDAEGVFVFENIANGNLTLTIGSTGFVTQTFALEVAEGETVDVGVIALVEDITTEQQLSLITLTENDLGDDNGNSESTAGLLQASRDVFMQAAAFDFGQARFRVRGLDNEYGKTMINGVPMDKIYDGRPQWSNWGGLNDATRNQEFTIGSDASDYTFGSILGTQEINTRASTYRPGSRVSFSGTNTNYSWRAMATHASGMSTSGWAYVVSGSRRWAEEGYFEGSDYSANSLFISVEKKINDKHSIDFTGIYAQNSRGKTSPNTQEITDLAGERYNSYWGWQDGKKRNSRDKDVEEPILMLSHYWQLNENSSLNTNIAYQFGKIANSRLDFNFTRNPDPTYYRNLPSFYTTQHDFNVIGDDGAPVYVGDSQRNLDGAAAVREDFLEDRQIDWDNLYEDNIENGESLAVLYEDRTDDNLFTANSILNSQLTDHIVLNAGITYRNLESHNYQNLIDLLGGSGYLDIDPFLIGDARQSDLNNPNRIVGEGDDFGYNYKLFANVVDAFTQFRFNYGKLDFYVAQNVTWSQYQREGIYRNGNYADNSFGKSEKVDFTNFGFKGGATYKITGRHILGFNALYMGKAPTLRNSLPNARLNNNFVEGLESETIMGADASYIIRAPKLKARFTGYYSKITDATDIGFYFAEGLGVLTADGRQISSNGNAFVSETVTGLDRVNMGVELGLEYQLTSTIKAIAVAAYGQYTYDSNPNVKLNVDNIRSTVDFGRATMKDYKQPGMPQQAYSFELEYRDPHYWWVSASVSYLADSYLDISPLLRTDNFFINDRDPDGFPFPEATEEGAREFLKQERLDPATLINLTGGKSWRISYGKTIGIFATINNVFDFSYKTGGFEQARNANYRQVNQDFAGPTRSFGPKYFYGYGRNFFVNLYYNF, from the coding sequence ATGAAAAAACTAGTATTCAGCCTTTTAGTAGTTATGCAGGTTATGGTCGCATGGTCACAGCAGGTAACTTCTGTAAAAGGTAAAGTAGTCGATTCTAAATCGCAACAGCCCCTAAAGAACGTTGTAGCTACGATGGAGGGCACCAACCGTACGGTGGTAACAGATGCAGAAGGTGTGTTTGTTTTTGAAAACATTGCCAATGGCAACCTAACCCTAACTATAGGCAGTACAGGGTTTGTTACACAAACCTTTGCCCTTGAAGTTGCCGAAGGTGAAACGGTTGATGTAGGTGTAATTGCCCTTGTAGAGGATATTACTACAGAGCAGCAATTGAGCCTTATTACCCTTACTGAGAATGATTTGGGAGATGATAATGGTAACTCGGAAAGTACAGCAGGATTACTACAAGCATCGCGCGATGTATTTATGCAAGCTGCGGCTTTTGATTTTGGACAAGCACGTTTTAGAGTACGTGGTTTGGACAATGAGTACGGTAAAACAATGATAAATGGTGTACCAATGGATAAGATTTACGATGGTAGACCACAATGGAGCAACTGGGGCGGACTTAACGATGCTACCAGAAACCAAGAATTTACAATAGGTTCGGATGCATCCGATTATACTTTTGGTAGTATATTAGGTACGCAAGAAATTAATACAAGAGCTTCTACCTACCGCCCAGGGAGTAGAGTTTCTTTCTCTGGAACAAACACCAACTACAGCTGGAGAGCTATGGCTACCCATGCATCGGGTATGAGTACTAGCGGCTGGGCTTATGTAGTATCGGGCTCCAGAAGATGGGCAGAAGAAGGTTACTTTGAAGGTAGCGACTACAGTGCTAACTCGTTATTTATAAGTGTTGAAAAGAAAATAAACGACAAGCATAGTATAGATTTTACAGGTATATATGCACAAAACAGTCGTGGTAAAACATCGCCAAATACACAGGAGATTACCGACCTTGCTGGCGAGCGTTACAACTCGTACTGGGGATGGCAAGATGGCAAAAAAAGAAACTCGCGTGATAAAGATGTTGAGGAGCCTATATTAATGCTTAGCCACTACTGGCAATTAAACGAAAACTCATCGTTAAACACTAATATTGCTTACCAATTTGGTAAAATTGCAAACAGTAGGTTAGATTTTAACTTTACACGTAACCCCGACCCTACGTACTACAGAAACTTACCAAGTTTTTACACTACACAGCACGACTTTAATGTAATTGGTGATGATGGAGCACCCGTTTACGTAGGCGATAGCCAACGAAATTTAGATGGGGCAGCTGCAGTACGAGAGGACTTTTTAGAAGATAGACAAATAGACTGGGATAACCTTTACGAAGATAACATTGAAAATGGCGAAAGTTTAGCCGTATTGTACGAGGACAGAACAGACGATAACCTATTTACAGCAAACTCCATACTTAACTCGCAACTTACAGACCATATTGTACTTAATGCAGGTATTACCTACAGAAACCTAGAGTCGCACAACTACCAAAACCTTATTGACCTTTTGGGGGGTAGCGGTTACCTTGATATAGACCCTTTTCTTATTGGAGATGCTAGGCAGAGCGACCTTAACAACCCTAACAGAATTGTAGGCGAAGGCGACGATTTTGGATACAACTATAAGTTATTTGCCAATGTAGTTGATGCCTTTACGCAGTTTAGGTTTAACTACGGTAAATTAGATTTTTATGTAGCACAAAACGTAACATGGTCGCAGTACCAACGAGAGGGAATTTACCGTAACGGTAACTACGCCGATAACTCGTTTGGAAAAAGCGAGAAGGTAGACTTTACTAACTTTGGTTTTAAAGGAGGGGCTACCTACAAAATTACAGGACGCCACATATTAGGCTTTAACGCACTTTATATGGGTAAAGCACCAACGTTACGAAATTCTTTGCCTAATGCAAGATTAAATAATAACTTTGTAGAAGGACTTGAAAGCGAGACCATTATGGGTGCAGATGCCAGCTACATTATTAGAGCTCCAAAATTAAAAGCACGTTTTACAGGGTACTACTCTAAAATTACCGATGCTACCGATATTGGTTTTTATTTTGCCGAAGGTTTAGGTGTACTTACTGCTGACGGCAGACAAATATCGTCTAACGGTAACGCATTCGTATCCGAAACGGTTACAGGTTTAGATAGAGTAAATATGGGTGTTGAGCTTGGTTTAGAGTACCAACTTACCTCTACCATAAAAGCCATTGCAGTAGCAGCTTACGGGCAATACACGTACGATAGTAACCCTAACGTTAAACTAAATGTAGATAATATCCGTTCTACTGTTGACTTTGGACGTGCTACTATGAAAGATTACAAACAACCTGGTATGCCACAACAAGCGTACTCGTTTGAGTTAGAGTACAGAGACCCGCATTACTGGTGGGTAAGCGCAAGTGTTAGTTACCTTGCCGATAGCTACCTGGATATATCTCCGTTATTACGAACAGATAACTTCTTTATTAATGATAGAGATCCTGATGGTTTCCCATTCCCAGAAGCAACAGAGGAAGGCGCAAGAGAATTTTTAAAACAAGAACGTTTGGACCCTGCTACACTTATTAACCTAACAGGTGGTAAATCTTGGAGAATTAGCTACGGTAAAACAATAGGTATTTTTGCAACTATTAATAACGTGTTCGATTTCTCATACAAAACAGGTGGATTTGAACAAGCAAGAAACGCGAATTACAGACAAGTAAATCAGGATTTTGCAGGACCTACGCGTTCATTCGGTCCTAAATATTTTTATGGTTACGGCAGAAACTTCTTCGTAAACTTATACTACAACTTCTAA
- a CDS encoding DUF5689 domain-containing protein — protein sequence MKTNFVKSILMMALAAGSLTSCVNDDDYSIPNIECNEPNITANTTVQEIFDMATETATLYEGDAVIEAVVVSSDRGGNFFKSMYANNIVTGNDGELRAGEIGFSLQIDESDLFTDYGLGRKIYIKLDGLYTQIRSNTLQIGALNDGNVGRIPAFEYEDHILRACTIIPEENLVNVVTDLTAVNDALLGRLVRFEGVQFSDASLNQTYYNAGNVDGGGQTLTYIVNSEAEEVSIPFRTSSFADYAGTEVSPNSGTITGILTKFSTTYQFVARFTEDINLTEERIGGEPVDPGTPFFTEDFEDAVDNTDFDFPGWFNIIETGSRKWSEQVFPPDGDTNGYAEFSSFNSGNAVNEAWLITPAIDMDASTNVTMQFETAQHHLDGDTDGNKLEIFVLTGFDGVDLASATQNNVTSQVTLPTSSTSWYEFINSGVINLSGYTGQVHIGFKFTGSGTDTANDGAFQVDNLVLSGN from the coding sequence ATGAAAACAAATTTTGTAAAATCGATTTTAATGATGGCGTTGGCAGCTGGATCTCTTACAAGCTGCGTTAATGACGATGATTACTCTATTCCTAATATAGAATGTAATGAGCCTAATATTACTGCGAATACTACCGTACAAGAAATATTTGATATGGCAACCGAAACGGCAACCCTTTACGAAGGTGATGCTGTTATTGAAGCCGTAGTAGTATCGAGCGACAGAGGAGGTAACTTCTTTAAATCTATGTACGCTAACAATATTGTTACTGGTAATGACGGCGAGCTTCGTGCTGGCGAAATAGGTTTCTCATTACAAATAGATGAGTCTGACCTATTTACTGATTACGGTTTAGGTAGAAAAATATATATTAAGCTAGACGGGCTTTACACACAAATACGAAGCAATACCTTACAAATAGGTGCGCTTAACGATGGTAATGTAGGTCGTATACCAGCATTTGAGTACGAAGACCACATTCTTAGAGCGTGTACTATTATACCAGAAGAAAACCTTGTTAATGTTGTTACTGACCTTACGGCAGTTAATGATGCTTTACTGGGCAGACTTGTTCGATTTGAAGGCGTACAATTTAGCGATGCTTCACTTAACCAAACGTATTATAATGCTGGTAATGTAGATGGTGGCGGACAAACACTTACGTACATAGTAAACTCTGAGGCAGAAGAAGTAAGCATTCCTTTCAGAACAAGTTCGTTTGCTGACTATGCAGGTACAGAGGTATCGCCAAACAGCGGTACAATAACAGGTATACTTACTAAATTTAGTACTACCTACCAGTTTGTAGCTCGTTTTACCGAGGATATTAACCTTACTGAAGAGCGTATTGGTGGCGAGCCAGTAGACCCAGGTACACCATTTTTTACAGAAGATTTTGAGGATGCTGTAGATAATACTGATTTTGATTTCCCAGGATGGTTTAACATCATCGAAACAGGTTCAAGAAAATGGAGCGAGCAAGTTTTCCCACCAGATGGAGATACTAATGGTTACGCTGAGTTTAGCTCGTTTAACTCGGGTAACGCTGTTAACGAGGCTTGGTTAATTACACCAGCTATTGATATGGATGCTAGTACTAATGTTACTATGCAGTTTGAAACGGCACAGCACCACCTTGATGGCGATACTGATGGTAACAAGCTTGAAATATTTGTATTAACTGGCTTTGATGGGGTAGACCTTGCGAGTGCTACGCAAAACAACGTTACTAGCCAAGTAACACTACCAACATCTAGTACATCTTGGTATGAGTTTATTAACTCTGGTGTTATAAACCTTTCTGGTTATACAGGGCAGGTACACATCGGGTTTAAATTTACAGGTTCAGGTACTGATACTGCTAATGACGGTGCTTTCCAAGTAGATAATCTTGTGCTTAGCGGTAACTAA
- the hflX gene encoding GTPase HflX, whose protein sequence is MLEKETINFEKTVLAGIITQDQDEDKLSEYLDELEFLTYTAGGEVIKRFSQKMDRPNPKTFLGAGKIDQIHEYIKEHDVKTIIFDDELSPAQQKNLNKILDCKVLDRTNLILDIFAQRAETSYARTQVELAQYQYMLPRLTGLWTHLERQRGGIGMRGPGETEIETDRRIVRDRIALLKDKIRNIDRQMAVQRSNRGALVRVALVGYTNVGKSTLMNVISKSEVFVENKLFATLDTTVRKVVIKNLPFLLSDTVGFIRKLPTQLVESFKSTLDEVREADLLLHVVDISHPDFEDHIASVNSILQDIDSMDKPTIMVFNKIDAYQPLTIDEDDLVTDKTPMHNTIAEWKATWMGNVGEDNALFISATNKENFEEFRKKVYQAVRQIHITRFPYNNFLYPDYNENDAAE, encoded by the coding sequence ATGCTAGAGAAAGAAACTATAAATTTTGAAAAAACCGTATTGGCGGGTATTATTACACAAGACCAAGACGAAGATAAATTATCGGAATATTTGGACGAATTGGAGTTTTTAACCTATACGGCAGGGGGTGAAGTTATAAAGCGTTTCTCACAAAAAATGGATCGCCCCAACCCTAAAACGTTTTTAGGTGCGGGTAAAATAGACCAAATACACGAATACATTAAGGAACACGATGTAAAGACGATTATTTTTGATGATGAACTTAGCCCTGCGCAACAAAAAAACCTGAATAAGATACTGGATTGTAAGGTGCTGGACAGAACTAACCTTATACTGGATATTTTTGCCCAACGTGCCGAAACATCGTATGCGCGTACACAGGTTGAGTTGGCACAGTACCAGTACATGCTACCAAGGCTTACGGGGTTATGGACGCACCTTGAACGACAGCGTGGTGGTATTGGTATGCGAGGACCTGGTGAAACGGAAATTGAAACGGACAGACGTATTGTACGCGACAGGATTGCCTTGTTAAAGGATAAGATACGTAATATAGACAGGCAGATGGCTGTGCAGCGTAGCAACCGAGGTGCGCTGGTACGTGTAGCTTTGGTTGGGTATACCAACGTAGGAAAATCTACCTTAATGAATGTAATTAGCAAAAGTGAGGTGTTTGTAGAAAATAAACTTTTTGCAACGCTAGATACTACAGTGCGCAAGGTGGTAATTAAAAATTTACCTTTTTTACTTTCGGATACTGTTGGATTTATACGAAAGCTACCCACGCAGTTGGTAGAATCGTTTAAAAGTACGTTAGACGAGGTGCGTGAGGCTGATTTACTTTTACATGTGGTAGATATATCGCACCCTGATTTTGAAGACCATATTGCATCCGTAAACAGTATACTACAGGATATTGATAGTATGGATAAGCCTACAATTATGGTGTTTAATAAAATTGATGCCTACCAACCCCTAACTATTGATGAGGATGATTTGGTAACCGATAAAACACCAATGCATAATACCATAGCCGAATGGAAGGCTACTTGGATGGGTAATGTTGGCGAGGATAACGCCCTTTTTATATCGGCAACCAACAAAGAGAATTTTGAGGAATTCAGGAAAAAGGTGTACCAGGCCGTTAGGCAAATACACATTACCCGTTTTCCGTACAATAACTTTTTATACCCTGATTATAACGAAAACGATGCTGCCGAATAA